A region of Pleionea litopenaei DNA encodes the following proteins:
- the rsgA gene encoding small ribosomal subunit biogenesis GTPase RsgA, whose product MAKRQKLTLQQKRRVAKSQRKKLQDIPVDDNDLGPGIEGIVVSRFGEQADVAEPSGQVHRVYLRQNLGSCVSGDRIIFRLGKDGGVIEAIEERRSELTRPTPHSGIKTIVANIDRIFIVVAPFPDYSSTILDRYLVACELAGIPTQIVFNKQDLITPEQHDFFTQQIQLYQSIGYTVHTVSAKSDLGVEELKQQMLGHESILVGQSGVGKSSLINKILPSSQIATGEVSENSRLGTHTTTASRVYFFDSGHIIDSPGVREFGLTHMEADQIIYGFRDLLPFAAECKFRNCRHLNEKGCAIAQAVETKAVSKQRLSNYQSIINSIATS is encoded by the coding sequence ATGGCGAAACGACAAAAATTAACCTTGCAACAAAAGCGTCGCGTCGCCAAAAGCCAACGCAAAAAACTGCAAGACATTCCTGTCGACGATAATGACTTGGGCCCTGGCATTGAGGGGATAGTGGTCAGTCGTTTTGGAGAACAGGCCGACGTAGCAGAACCGAGCGGCCAAGTTCATCGCGTTTATTTACGTCAAAATCTGGGCAGTTGTGTCAGTGGCGACCGCATCATCTTCCGACTCGGAAAAGACGGTGGCGTGATTGAAGCTATCGAGGAACGACGTTCTGAGTTAACGCGCCCTACTCCCCATTCAGGTATTAAAACCATTGTCGCTAATATTGACCGAATCTTTATTGTTGTTGCACCATTTCCAGACTATTCATCGACCATACTCGATCGTTACCTAGTGGCCTGCGAGCTTGCCGGTATACCGACCCAAATTGTCTTTAACAAACAAGATTTGATCACACCAGAACAACACGATTTTTTTACCCAGCAAATTCAACTTTATCAATCGATTGGCTACACCGTTCATACCGTCAGTGCAAAATCGGATTTGGGTGTTGAAGAGTTAAAGCAACAAATGCTTGGTCATGAAAGCATTTTGGTTGGACAGAGCGGTGTGGGAAAATCCTCACTGATCAATAAAATTCTCCCTTCTTCACAAATAGCGACCGGTGAAGTTTCAGAAAATTCTCGTTTAGGTACGCATACCACGACGGCTTCGCGCGTTTACTTTTTCGACAGTGGTCACATTATTGACTCGCCCGGTGTTCGCGAATTCGGACTAACTCATATGGAAGCCGACCAAATAATCTATGGCTTTCGCGACTTGCTCCCCTTTGCAGCCGAGTGTAAGTTTAGAAATTGTCGACACCTCAATGAAAAAGGATGCGCCATTGCTCAAGCGGTAGAAACCAAAGCCGTTTCTAAACAACGACTTTCCAACTATCAAAGCATTATTAACAGTATTGCTACTTCGTAA
- a CDS encoding 4a-hydroxytetrahydrobiopterin dehydratase, translating into MMSQLTQQQCRYDDEGKRPLELDEIKSLSEQVAAWTINSEGTRIVRQFNFKNYYHTMNFVNAIAWIANKEAHHPDLQVSYGHCEVTFTTHDSGNRLTINDFICAAKVDALMDAGNFGPKLVD; encoded by the coding sequence ATGATGAGTCAACTAACCCAACAACAATGCCGTTATGACGACGAAGGAAAGCGTCCGCTTGAATTAGACGAAATCAAATCACTGAGTGAACAAGTTGCCGCATGGACTATCAACTCAGAAGGCACGCGTATCGTTCGCCAGTTCAATTTCAAAAACTACTACCACACCATGAACTTTGTAAACGCCATCGCCTGGATTGCCAACAAAGAAGCCCATCATCCCGATTTACAAGTCAGCTATGGCCATTGCGAAGTGACTTTCACCACGCACGATTCTGGTAATCGACTAACCATTAATGACTTTATCTGCGCTGCGAAAGTCGATGCTTTAATGGACGCAGGTAATTTTGGTCCTAAGTTAGTTGACTAG
- a CDS encoding GNAT family N-acetyltransferase has translation MLNIEIRHEQLDDIQSIHDVTVAAFLDAPHTDHREQYIARELRKSNALTLSIVAENEGEIVGHVAVPHVVISDGSDNWYGLGPISVLPKCQGKGVGKKLITTALEALKIIGAQGCVVLGDPNYYHRFGFSSKEGLILPDVPAEYFQALVIHGDLPVGKVSYHGAFLAKD, from the coding sequence ATGTTGAATATTGAAATTCGACATGAGCAACTTGACGACATTCAAAGTATTCATGATGTTACGGTTGCTGCGTTTCTTGACGCCCCTCATACTGATCATAGAGAGCAATATATTGCCAGAGAGCTTCGTAAATCGAACGCATTGACACTATCTATTGTTGCTGAAAATGAAGGCGAAATTGTTGGTCACGTAGCTGTTCCTCATGTGGTAATCTCGGATGGCTCAGATAATTGGTATGGTCTTGGTCCTATCTCAGTTCTTCCGAAATGTCAGGGTAAAGGCGTTGGCAAAAAACTTATAACTACTGCGCTTGAAGCGCTAAAAATAATCGGAGCTCAAGGTTGTGTCGTATTAGGCGACCCTAACTATTATCATCGATTTGGTTTTTCTTCCAAGGAGGGATTGATACTTCCAGATGTGCCCGCAGAGTATTTTCAAGCTTTAGTCATTCATGGTGATTTGCCTGTAGGTAAAGTTTCTTATCATGGGGCATTTTTGGCCAAAGATTAA
- a CDS encoding N-acetylmuramoyl-L-alanine amidase, translated as MIRTVLILASLLAANLFAANIKGMRFWQSPDSTRVVVDLTGPAEHSIFTLKDPDRMVIDLKGAALSFDPADLDIKSSLVQHVRTSEKDNSVRVVLDLKRTVSFKSFELEPYQSYGHRLVVDLLDESNQEEPPKPKAATTTGKRDIVVAIDAGHGGDDPGAVGAKGTLEKTIALSVAKELAKKVDATPGMKAVLVRKGDYFINLRKRTQIARQNQADIFVSIHADGFHDKRARGSSVWVVSPKGAESEMGRWLEQRENESDLLGGVESLSNKDPLLAKVLLDLSTSYSVSASLDAATHVHHKMARVAPKMHKKRVERAAFVVLKMPDIPAMLVELAFISNPQEEKLLRSSSHRQKLANAIYDGLHVYFKDNPPDGTLFASQRKKPTHYTIKSGDTLSGIASRFNLSIAELKQLNKLNGDDIRIGQRLKLTR; from the coding sequence ATGATAAGAACGGTGCTTATTTTAGCGTCATTGCTGGCAGCCAATCTTTTCGCTGCAAATATCAAAGGCATGCGCTTTTGGCAGTCGCCTGATAGCACTCGCGTGGTGGTTGACCTAACCGGGCCTGCTGAACACAGTATCTTTACCCTGAAAGATCCTGACCGTATGGTGATCGACTTAAAAGGCGCAGCATTAAGTTTTGATCCCGCCGATCTCGATATTAAATCGTCCTTGGTACAGCACGTTAGAACCAGTGAAAAAGATAATTCAGTTCGTGTTGTTTTAGATCTCAAGCGCACTGTGTCGTTTAAGTCATTTGAGTTAGAACCCTACCAAAGTTATGGGCATCGACTGGTTGTCGACCTGTTGGATGAAAGTAACCAAGAAGAGCCACCGAAACCTAAGGCCGCCACCACCACAGGAAAACGCGATATTGTGGTTGCCATTGACGCCGGACATGGTGGGGATGATCCGGGTGCGGTAGGAGCGAAAGGTACTCTTGAAAAGACCATTGCGTTGAGTGTTGCTAAAGAGTTGGCAAAAAAAGTCGATGCAACACCGGGGATGAAAGCGGTGTTGGTTCGTAAGGGTGACTACTTTATTAATTTACGTAAACGAACCCAAATCGCGCGGCAAAACCAAGCGGATATCTTTGTATCAATACACGCCGATGGGTTCCACGATAAGCGAGCACGAGGCTCTTCGGTTTGGGTTGTTTCTCCGAAAGGTGCAGAGTCAGAAATGGGGCGCTGGTTAGAGCAACGAGAAAATGAATCGGATTTGCTCGGTGGCGTAGAAAGTTTAAGCAACAAAGATCCATTATTGGCAAAAGTACTTCTCGATTTATCTACGTCTTACTCTGTTAGTGCAAGCCTTGATGCCGCTACTCATGTGCATCATAAAATGGCACGAGTTGCGCCGAAGATGCATAAAAAGCGCGTTGAGCGAGCGGCATTTGTGGTTTTAAAAATGCCAGATATACCTGCCATGTTGGTCGAGTTAGCGTTTATTTCTAATCCTCAAGAAGAAAAATTACTTCGCAGTTCATCGCATCGACAAAAGCTTGCTAACGCGATTTATGATGGATTGCACGTATACTTTAAAGACAATCCTCCCGACGGAACCCTGTTTGCGTCTCAGCGAAAAAAGCCCACTCACTACACCATAAAAAGTGGTGACACTTTATCTGGAATAGCATCGCGATTTAATTTGAGCATCGCAGAGTTAAAACAATTGAATAAACTGAACGGCGATGACATTCGAATTGGTCAACGATTGAAATTAACTCGTTAG
- the motB gene encoding flagellar motor protein MotB, protein MEDGQKRPIIIKKVKKGGHDFHGGSWKVAFADFATAMMAFFLLLWLMGNTSEEEKQAISGYFIDPAGSTLTPGANNVPIGEGGANTAVINMPAPEIKLDETSIDDLAEENERKRLEALKLQLEQMVETSAAFSAYRDQILIDITPEGLRIQIVDKDKRPMFDSGSSELKIYSRRILFSLAEVLKKVPNSLSITGHTDATPFDLGNYGNWELSSDRANAARRALIRGGIPGQKVARVEGFADSVLFDTKNPRAPINRRIAIIVLKQNIADAIKESAGGLKTNKP, encoded by the coding sequence ATGGAAGACGGTCAAAAGCGCCCCATTATTATCAAGAAGGTCAAGAAAGGCGGGCATGATTTTCATGGCGGCAGTTGGAAGGTCGCATTCGCTGACTTTGCCACGGCAATGATGGCTTTTTTCTTATTGTTATGGCTAATGGGCAACACATCAGAAGAAGAGAAACAGGCCATTTCTGGCTACTTTATCGATCCCGCGGGTTCAACGTTAACGCCAGGCGCTAACAATGTTCCTATTGGTGAAGGCGGTGCCAACACTGCCGTGATTAATATGCCGGCACCCGAAATAAAGTTAGATGAAACGTCCATTGATGATCTCGCAGAAGAAAATGAGCGCAAACGACTCGAAGCGTTAAAACTTCAGTTAGAGCAAATGGTCGAAACCAGTGCTGCCTTTTCCGCTTATCGCGATCAGATTTTGATCGACATCACGCCCGAAGGTCTAAGAATTCAAATTGTTGATAAAGACAAGCGACCAATGTTTGATAGTGGTAGCAGTGAGCTAAAAATTTACTCTCGCAGAATACTGTTCAGTCTTGCTGAAGTTCTTAAAAAAGTGCCTAACAGCTTGAGTATCACGGGTCATACCGACGCTACGCCTTTTGATCTTGGAAATTACGGCAACTGGGAGTTGTCTTCCGATCGTGCTAATGCAGCACGCCGAGCCTTGATTCGCGGAGGAATCCCCGGACAAAAGGTTGCTCGTGTCGAAGGTTTTGCAGACTCGGTATTGTTCGATACTAAAAATCCGCGCGCGCCAATCAATCGTCGAATAGCGATTATTGTCTTAAAACAAAACATTGCCGACGCCATTAAAGAGTCCGCGGGTGGTTTGAAGACGAACAAACCTTAG
- the hfq gene encoding RNA chaperone Hfq — MPKGQSLQDPFLNALRRERVPVAIYLVNGIKLQGQVESFDQFVVLLKNTVSQMVYKHAISTIVPARNVRLPHTGENGNGDEDAGHNA; from the coding sequence ATGCCAAAAGGGCAATCTTTACAAGACCCTTTCTTAAATGCTTTACGCCGCGAACGCGTTCCAGTCGCGATTTACTTGGTGAACGGCATTAAATTACAAGGGCAGGTAGAGTCATTTGATCAGTTTGTAGTGTTACTTAAAAACACTGTTAGCCAAATGGTTTACAAGCATGCAATTTCGACCATCGTTCCGGCGCGTAATGTTCGCTTACCACACACCGGTGAAAATGGTAACGGTGACGAAGACGCGGGTCACAACGCGTAA
- the miaA gene encoding tRNA (adenosine(37)-N6)-dimethylallyltransferase MiaA, whose translation MTLPKASRELPIVSIMGPTASGKTDLSIGLAQAIDGEIISVDSALIYRGMDIGTAKPTKEEQAGIPHHLLDICDPAESYSAADFLADTFRLIDDIKARGRSPILAGGTMLYFKALVAGLADLPATDEQVRQQVQQRIREHGIEQLHAYLATFDPKTAERLHATDTQRVSRAVEVYLMSGKPLSQYHAEQEQYSFPYPLLQVAIAPTERDVLHQRIEKRFDQMLAAGFEEEVRKLYERGDLTLEHPSIRCVGYRQMWQYLSGELSLEEARFRGIVATRQLAKRQFTWLRSWEGVEWMDSLAANNCHKLLKKMGNISI comes from the coding sequence ATGACTCTACCGAAAGCTTCCCGCGAGTTGCCGATAGTATCGATTATGGGGCCGACAGCGTCGGGCAAAACTGACTTGTCCATTGGGCTAGCGCAAGCCATTGACGGCGAGATCATCAGCGTCGATTCAGCCTTGATCTACCGCGGTATGGATATAGGCACTGCGAAACCAACGAAAGAAGAACAAGCAGGCATTCCTCATCATTTACTGGATATTTGCGATCCTGCCGAAAGCTATTCAGCGGCAGACTTCCTGGCGGATACTTTTCGACTCATTGATGACATAAAAGCGCGTGGTCGTTCGCCAATTCTTGCCGGTGGCACCATGTTGTACTTTAAAGCGTTGGTGGCCGGTTTGGCGGATCTTCCCGCAACCGATGAACAGGTTCGACAACAGGTTCAACAACGAATTCGCGAACATGGGATTGAACAGTTGCATGCCTATTTGGCGACGTTTGACCCGAAGACGGCTGAGCGACTGCACGCTACCGACACACAAAGAGTGTCAAGAGCCGTTGAAGTGTATTTAATGTCGGGTAAACCTCTTTCTCAATATCACGCCGAGCAAGAACAGTATTCTTTTCCTTACCCTTTGTTACAAGTGGCCATCGCGCCCACCGAGCGAGATGTTTTGCATCAGCGTATAGAAAAACGTTTTGATCAGATGCTAGCCGCAGGATTTGAAGAAGAGGTCCGCAAGCTATATGAACGGGGAGATCTGACCCTAGAGCACCCATCCATTCGGTGTGTCGGTTATCGTCAAATGTGGCAATATTTAAGCGGTGAGCTGTCTCTCGAAGAAGCGCGTTTTCGAGGGATCGTCGCGACACGTCAGTTGGCAAAACGACAGTTCACTTGGTTACGCAGTTGGGAAGGGGTTGAGTGGATGGACTCGTTGGCCGCAAATAATTGTCACAAACTATTGAAAAAAATGGGTAATATCTCCATATAG
- the orn gene encoding oligoribonuclease yields the protein MSNSSTPQSHADNLIWIDLEMTGLEPDSDKIIEIATIVTDKELNTLAEGPVLAIHQSDQTLAAMDEWNTKHHGDSGLTQRVKDSQISEIQAAEQTIAFLEQWVPAGKSPMCGNSICQDRRFLARHMPTLERFFHYRHIDVSTVKELARRWQPEALDGFTKKGAHLALDDIRESIEELKFYREKVFKI from the coding sequence ATGAGTAATTCAAGTACACCGCAAAGTCATGCCGATAACTTGATATGGATTGATTTAGAAATGACTGGGCTTGAGCCAGACTCCGATAAGATCATCGAAATTGCGACGATTGTAACCGATAAAGAGCTAAATACGCTTGCCGAAGGGCCGGTACTTGCGATTCACCAAAGCGACCAAACGTTAGCCGCCATGGATGAGTGGAATACCAAGCATCATGGCGATTCCGGATTAACTCAACGCGTTAAAGACAGCCAGATAAGTGAAATTCAAGCCGCGGAGCAAACCATTGCTTTTTTAGAACAGTGGGTGCCTGCAGGTAAATCGCCCATGTGTGGTAATTCGATTTGCCAAGATAGACGCTTTTTAGCGCGCCACATGCCAACACTAGAGCGATTTTTCCATTACCGTCATATCGATGTGAGCACGGTTAAAGAGCTTGCCAGACGGTGGCAGCCTGAGGCCCTTGATGGATTTACCAAAAAAGGTGCTCACCTGGCGTTAGATGATATTAGAGAGTCGATAGAAGAGCTTAAGTTTTATCGTGAAAAAGTGTTTAAAATTTAA
- a CDS encoding DUF924 family protein, giving the protein MEYQRVISFWFEQSEAKDWFQKNSQYDQKIIELFSDVHRAASMGELVDWRNSALGALAEIIVLDQFSRNMFRDQARAFAYDGMALILSQEAIAQNKHAGLSATRKAFLYMPFMHSESKAIHQRAVELFSEPGLENNLDFELKHKKIIDRFGRYPHRNKLLNRTSTAEEIDFLKQPGSSF; this is encoded by the coding sequence ATGGAATATCAAAGAGTCATAAGCTTTTGGTTTGAACAGAGTGAAGCGAAAGATTGGTTTCAGAAAAATAGTCAGTATGACCAAAAAATTATCGAGTTATTTAGCGATGTACATCGCGCCGCAAGTATGGGTGAGCTAGTCGACTGGCGAAATAGCGCACTAGGTGCTTTAGCCGAGATAATTGTACTCGATCAATTTTCGCGGAATATGTTCAGAGATCAAGCGCGCGCTTTTGCCTACGACGGAATGGCGTTGATACTTAGTCAAGAAGCGATTGCGCAGAACAAACATGCTGGTTTATCGGCTACCCGGAAAGCCTTTTTATATATGCCATTCATGCACAGTGAATCAAAAGCGATTCATCAGCGAGCCGTTGAACTTTTCTCAGAACCGGGTTTAGAAAATAATTTAGATTTCGAATTAAAACACAAAAAAATCATTGACCGGTTTGGCCGCTATCCGCATCGAAATAAACTGCTCAATCGAACCAGCACCGCTGAAGAAATAGATTTTCTTAAGCAACCGGGCTCATCATTTTAG
- the tsaE gene encoding tRNA (adenosine(37)-N6)-threonylcarbamoyltransferase complex ATPase subunit type 1 TsaE: MTTVLLHDETDTLAFGGLLGAELKGRQTLVFLNGDLGAGKTTLVRGVLRGVGFQGSTKSPTYTLVEPYELDGWVVYHFDLYRISDPEELEFIGVDEYLNQPNAASLIEWPERGAGWLPEPELVINLAYLSRGRELTMTGDSELIQHITQRWERRLSSESAEQS; this comes from the coding sequence GTGACGACGGTTTTGTTACATGACGAGACAGATACATTAGCGTTTGGTGGTCTACTGGGCGCCGAATTGAAAGGTCGGCAGACGCTGGTCTTTTTAAACGGTGATTTGGGTGCCGGAAAAACCACGTTAGTTCGAGGTGTATTACGTGGCGTTGGTTTTCAAGGTTCCACCAAAAGCCCAACCTACACCTTGGTCGAACCCTATGAGTTAGACGGTTGGGTAGTGTATCATTTTGACTTATACCGCATTAGTGACCCAGAAGAATTGGAGTTTATTGGCGTTGATGAGTATTTAAACCAACCTAATGCGGCCTCTTTGATCGAGTGGCCGGAGCGTGGTGCGGGTTGGTTGCCGGAGCCAGAGTTAGTGATCAATCTAGCGTATCTCTCACGTGGGCGGGAGCTTACCATGACCGGTGACTCAGAGTTGATACAGCATATCACTCAACGTTGGGAGCGCCGGTTAAGTTCAGAGTCAGCGGAACAGTCATAA
- a CDS encoding NAD(P)H-hydrate dehydratase yields the protein MLDGSGLYTAEEVKRLEQLYARFHDGSTYPLMERAGAAVYSEIRDRWPDRRHLLVLCGKGNNGGDGFVVARLAAQAGLSVSVLVMPGADSSQGDAERALMRLKSIGVEQLPWHIETFQSHHDKDNSVIVDALLGTGVSGDIRAPFDEAIAQVNRCSSPVVAVDLPSGLIADTGSIAGAAIRATITVTFIALKRGLLTGIAAEFCGELVLNDLKCGQGVFSLVNPNVHRFNYLQGKQWLKPRLRHSHKGHFGHCLVLGGTLGFPGAARLCSEAAARTGAGLVSLLTHPEHVHSIVSQRPEIMAHGLSETATKDSFRRLLEAATVIAVGPGMGQLKWGKNALALLDDYLAAGKAKAPPTVWDADALNLLAQRPHVIENRVITPHPGEAARLLNTSVAKIEADRFSAVAELAKRYGGVAILKGYGTLVADAEQIYVINVGNPGMATGGMGDTLTGIIAGLIAQGLSLLDAARLGVAIHGEAAELAVNIDGTRQERGLLASDLFPYIRRLVNPMGE from the coding sequence ATGTTGGACGGCTCAGGTCTTTACACTGCCGAAGAAGTTAAGCGCTTAGAGCAGCTCTATGCGCGATTTCATGATGGCTCCACTTATCCTCTGATGGAGCGAGCAGGAGCCGCTGTCTATAGTGAAATTCGCGATCGATGGCCAGATCGTCGACATTTATTAGTATTGTGCGGAAAGGGCAATAACGGTGGCGATGGCTTTGTTGTTGCTCGTTTAGCGGCACAAGCAGGGCTATCGGTCAGTGTTTTGGTTATGCCCGGAGCTGACAGTAGCCAAGGCGATGCTGAGCGCGCATTAATGCGTTTAAAATCGATTGGTGTCGAACAGCTGCCTTGGCATATTGAGACCTTTCAAAGTCATCACGATAAAGATAACAGCGTTATTGTGGATGCACTGCTAGGGACCGGTGTCAGTGGTGATATTCGCGCGCCCTTCGACGAGGCCATCGCTCAAGTTAACCGCTGTTCTTCGCCAGTGGTGGCAGTGGATCTTCCGAGCGGGCTCATCGCCGATACTGGCAGCATTGCGGGCGCGGCCATCCGAGCAACAATTACCGTGACCTTTATCGCCTTAAAACGTGGGTTGTTGACGGGCATTGCAGCCGAGTTTTGCGGAGAGCTGGTGCTCAATGACCTAAAGTGCGGACAAGGCGTTTTCTCATTAGTGAATCCCAACGTCCATCGTTTTAATTACCTCCAAGGAAAACAGTGGCTCAAGCCGCGACTGAGACACAGTCATAAGGGGCATTTTGGCCATTGTTTAGTGTTGGGCGGTACCTTGGGCTTTCCCGGTGCTGCTCGACTGTGCTCTGAAGCCGCAGCCCGAACGGGCGCTGGTTTAGTGAGCTTGCTCACTCATCCCGAGCACGTACATAGCATTGTTTCGCAAAGGCCAGAGATAATGGCGCATGGGTTGAGTGAAACAGCCACAAAAGACAGCTTTCGCCGTTTATTAGAAGCAGCGACCGTGATTGCCGTCGGGCCAGGTATGGGCCAATTAAAGTGGGGCAAAAATGCACTGGCTTTGCTCGACGATTATCTCGCCGCCGGAAAGGCCAAAGCACCGCCGACGGTTTGGGATGCGGATGCGTTAAATTTACTCGCGCAACGTCCACACGTGATTGAAAATCGAGTGATTACTCCGCACCCAGGTGAAGCGGCTCGTTTGCTGAATACTAGCGTTGCTAAAATTGAAGCCGATCGATTTTCGGCGGTTGCGGAACTGGCTAAACGGTACGGCGGAGTAGCAATATTGAAGGGGTACGGCACCTTAGTCGCCGACGCCGAACAAATTTATGTGATTAATGTCGGCAACCCCGGGATGGCAACTGGCGGCATGGGCGATACCTTAACCGGAATCATCGCGGGCCTTATTGCACAGGGGCTGTCTTTGCTCGACGCGGCTCGACTCGGCGTAGCCATTCATGGCGAAGCTGCGGAATTAGCGGTTAATATTGACGGTACTCGACAAGAAAGAGGCTTGTTAGCCTCAGACCTTTTCCCGTATATTCGCCGCCTTGTTAATCCGATGGGCGAATAA
- the mutL gene encoding DNA mismatch repair endonuclease MutL, protein MTKQTSERIHQLDNQLANQIAAGEVVERPASVVKELLENSVDAEATRIDIDIERGGARLIRIVDNGRGIHKDDLPLALSRHATSKIRSFDDLCAVASMGFRGEALASIASVSRLLLRSRQEGQDIGWQAVTEGRDMAVKVSPAAAVVGTCIEVADLFFNTPARRKFLRTEKTEFTHIEDVVKRVALANPDVALVLKHNGKVVRRFPAATNNPEVKLKAVCGSAFCKAAIAFSGELEQLKIYGWLASPNYHRSESDTQFIFINQRPVKDRLLSHAIRQSYSGLIPTGRFASYVIYIDCPPSEVDVNVHPTKHEVRFRNPRFVHDFLVKLLQQCLASEATLFDSSVAASSANEAPSVPSEANALSQQATWTENSGGSAIDASAADSPRHYRSSSRSSSQSSYQPNYRPSPAVVQASRSVYASAQQASNPLPSAHRQPHSEENDRQIGNQSAKVISTNQGEALWLGRYWIDRSSAQLLLVDVWGAYIEYLAQQLSHTSIPTKPLLIPQVFAVQSTDWIEQAELYSSLVQLGIELSPAGEQQLMLRKLPELPINLPVTWWVQGLTTMLMSTVVPELSLEQVRQRLLDALLKIEPSEQAAVFDGLVDWGRQALTRGEISSQHILSISSDVVAKRLGSQL, encoded by the coding sequence ATGACCAAGCAAACATCGGAACGAATCCATCAGCTTGATAATCAGCTAGCCAACCAGATAGCTGCAGGAGAAGTGGTCGAAAGACCCGCTTCTGTGGTTAAGGAATTATTAGAAAACAGTGTGGATGCTGAGGCGACCCGAATCGATATTGACATTGAACGTGGCGGAGCGCGACTGATCCGAATTGTTGATAATGGTCGCGGTATTCACAAAGATGATCTTCCCCTGGCCTTGAGCCGTCACGCAACCAGTAAAATTCGTTCATTTGATGATTTATGTGCGGTTGCGAGTATGGGATTTCGTGGTGAAGCGTTAGCCAGTATTGCGTCAGTCTCTCGGCTGCTATTACGCAGTCGTCAAGAGGGACAGGATATTGGCTGGCAGGCTGTGACTGAAGGCCGCGACATGGCGGTAAAGGTTTCTCCGGCTGCAGCGGTTGTAGGTACTTGTATTGAAGTTGCTGACTTATTTTTTAATACGCCGGCTCGCAGAAAGTTTTTACGCACCGAAAAAACCGAGTTTACTCATATCGAAGACGTCGTTAAACGAGTCGCTTTGGCCAACCCCGATGTTGCCTTGGTGTTAAAGCACAACGGCAAAGTGGTGCGACGTTTTCCGGCGGCAACCAATAACCCAGAAGTAAAACTGAAAGCCGTGTGTGGCAGTGCTTTTTGCAAAGCGGCCATTGCCTTTTCGGGTGAGTTAGAACAGCTGAAGATTTATGGGTGGCTGGCATCTCCCAATTATCATCGCAGTGAATCAGACACTCAATTTATTTTTATCAATCAACGACCGGTTAAAGATCGATTACTCAGTCACGCTATTCGACAAAGCTATTCAGGATTGATACCGACAGGGCGATTCGCGTCTTATGTCATTTACATTGATTGCCCACCGAGCGAAGTGGATGTGAACGTTCACCCAACCAAACATGAAGTTCGTTTTCGTAATCCCCGGTTTGTACACGATTTTTTAGTGAAGTTGTTGCAACAATGTTTGGCTTCTGAAGCGACTCTATTTGACTCAAGTGTTGCCGCTTCTAGTGCAAATGAAGCTCCAAGCGTGCCAAGTGAGGCGAATGCGTTGAGTCAGCAAGCAACATGGACTGAAAACTCGGGAGGCAGCGCGATTGATGCCTCGGCGGCTGACTCACCAAGGCATTATCGATCAAGTTCTCGATCAAGTTCTCAATCAAGTTACCAACCAAATTATCGCCCTTCGCCGGCCGTGGTTCAGGCGAGTCGGTCGGTGTATGCGAGCGCTCAGCAAGCATCCAATCCATTACCTTCAGCGCATCGTCAGCCGCACTCAGAAGAGAATGACCGTCAAATCGGGAATCAGTCTGCCAAAGTTATTTCGACAAACCAAGGCGAAGCTTTGTGGCTTGGTCGCTATTGGATCGACCGTTCGAGCGCTCAATTACTCCTGGTCGATGTTTGGGGAGCTTACATCGAATATTTAGCTCAGCAGTTAAGTCATACGTCGATACCCACCAAGCCATTACTGATTCCGCAAGTTTTTGCAGTACAAAGCACCGACTGGATCGAGCAAGCGGAACTCTATTCTTCACTGGTGCAGCTTGGTATTGAGTTATCACCCGCTGGCGAGCAGCAGCTCATGCTGCGTAAGCTTCCAGAGCTGCCGATTAATCTACCGGTAACTTGGTGGGTTCAAGGGCTGACGACTATGCTCATGTCGACGGTGGTTCCCGAGCTTTCGTTAGAGCAAGTTCGACAGCGTCTACTCGATGCATTACTCAAGATTGAGCCGAGTGAGCAAGCGGCTGTTTTCGATGGGTTAGTGGATTGGGGGCGTCAAGCGTTAACCCGCGGTGAAATCTCTTCTCAACATATCTTGTCGATATCCAGCGATGTCGTGGCAAAGCGATTGGGGAGTCAACTTTGA